ACAGTgctcacctgcgaccccacaggtgtggtaaaagtgGCAGAAGAAAAAGTCATAGGGAATCTGACTGTACATGATGAACGTAAAATaaattactaccgagctcgatagctgcagtcgcttaagtgcggccagtatccagtattcgggagatagtgggttcaaaccccactgtcggcagccttgaagatggttttccgtggtttcccattttcacgccaggcaaatgctggggttgtaccttaattaaggccatggacgcttccttcccactcctacacctttcctatccaatcgtcaccataagacctatctgtctcgatgcgacgtaaagcagcttgaaaaaaGAAAATTACTTCCAAAAGTCTTCAATTGTGAAATTAAACTCTTTTCTGTTCACAATTTAGGCCTACCATTTTTTgtcattaaaatattaaataatttttgtaGCCTCCCATTCAATTCCTGGATACAGTTGTGACCCTCTGGTCTTTATAAATTTGAAACCCATTTTAGACCATGAATATGGAATTTCTTAGGACAAATTAAAATGTGGATTATACTCGCCTGCTGTATAGTTGTCAAGTAAAAGATGGAAATGACCCAGTTTGCAGTATGTCTTTGGGTCAATGGTTATTTCCTTCATAGCAGCAGCTTCATCCTTCTCCAGGTGCTTGGCCTGCTCCTTCTCACTGTGAGCTTGGATCAGCATTCGTTCCAGATATTTTACTGCCTGTATATGAGAATGGGCTTTAGAAACTGGAAACAACATCTATAGAAGACCTATTGTACTTCACAACAAAATTACACAAACCTTCAGAACTAATTCTTTCTTCTTGGCTTGTTCTGGTGCATTGAGCTTCAGGAAACCAAACTGAcgactgaaaacaaaaaaattaacttGCAATGAAGATGCTAGAAATCCCTAGTTTAAATCAACACATTCTAACTATATTAACGCTAGGTTGCCCGAGGGTGATCTATATACACCAGAGGTTCCAAAATAATTTCCAGCTGGTGCCTCACTTTGTAAGCTCTGCAAATCCCATGCCTGTTCTCCACAAACTATTATTACTAGAGCCTGGATGTTTAGACACTTAAAATAGTCCAAATAGGCAAGCAAAGTATGCAAAACAGGCACTTCAAATTTTAAGAAGTCAATCTAAAATAATATCAATAATTATAATGCTTATATAAGAACACAGCAATGAACATTTTTATCTATTACACACTAGCAGAAGCCATTTCTTCAAAATATCAGTGTTCCAACTCACACACCTACCAGATAGTAGATTTTCCCCCCCTCAAATTCTCCACATTTAAACCCCTATCAGACAAAATAGTATTTATTGTTGAATAAAACAGTTTCACTAATGTCATGGGAGTGTATTCAACAGTCATTTAATAGGCTCAGGTAGCCATGGAAATTCTGTGAACATCACTTTATTTACAAGGGTTGGAGAAATTGTGATCAACTGTGATCAGCTGATATCTCACTGTTACCAGCAATGACAGCCAATATTACATTCTTAGATGAGAGAAGAAAATTAGAACAGAACAATAATTACACTACATTCTGAGAAATGGATCATATCAAAATAGCAGGGTAAAGTGAATAAATATATATCAATTTATagctttaaaagaaaaaaaaaaaaaggcactgtCTTATAAAACGCAGCAAGGGCTAAAATAGGCTGTACCATTTCCAAATATGTCAACACATGTTTATCTTCAAAAAACTCTTTCATAATATCAACCGAGCAAAAAAATGACATTCTGCCGAACATCCCTGCTTTAGCTATAGACTTAACAAATACTTGAACTCAGAAACTCCTGAAAATAATGTACAGTATACAAGAGGATTTCAAAATTTACAATTGTACCACAACTAATTTTAACAAAAACTAGGATGTGTGGCTGTTATTAAAATCATACATCGGCGCCTccaaaaacccgtaaaagtagttagtgggacgtaaagcaaataacattattacaataaaATCATACATCAACAAAGTGCCAACATCAAGATGCTGCTTTAAACCCAAAGTGTTAGCCTGAAGAGATGCTTATGTAAACATGTAACTGAATAATTTACATTCACATTTAAAATATACCTGAAACTAAAAACAAAAATTTGCCTTTATGAATTGAACCTCTATCGAACAACAATTGTACACCCATAACATaaatgtttctacatttctaaacaattttcaacaatttataaataaaagtgatttgatacaatatgactatgttctttcaagaacaaaacatgtgaTTTTGTTAAGAAGGATTCCATACATCGCAGTGTCAACTCGGTTAATGTAACATAACCTGACTGAAAAGCTTCAAGTTACATTAActgaaagtatggcttccttctttaaaaaaaaaattaaaatacatatcTTCCATATTGCTGTGCGACGTGTAGTCCTCTTCCAAATTGTTGCCACAACCCATTTCAGGACATCGGTCTGGTTAAAGAGTGCTCCGTGCTTCACTGCCCCTGGGACACCATTCAGTTGTCACTCCTGTCCATTTCAGGGGATTCATTCTTCCTACATGACATGCTCAACTCCACTTTTGAACCCAGATTTCTCTTCCAATGCCAGTAACTCCAGTCTTGAACGTGATTTTAGTGTTTTGCAAACGGTCTTTCAGGAAAATTCATGGCGAACTTATTTCCATTCTTTTCTGGTAAACACTCACTTCATTTGACTGTCTAAGACCAAGTTCAAGCACCATATGCAAGAACATACAATACACATATATGCTGAATTTGTCCCTTTTGATGTtcataagaaaataatttatgagGGTAAAATTAATCACTAATACTGACACCAAGCATTTCCTATTCTCATTCCGATCTGTTTATCTTGTCTGTTAAGGATTGAAAGGGCCTGACTCTCATAGACATAGTCTTTTACATATTCCATACAGTTACCACTGAGCAAGAGAGAAAGATGAACAGACTTGATCAAGGTCAGTAAAAGAAGAAACAATCTGGAATGGAACAGAATTAGGCCctataaaagaagaaaataattagaaaagagaagaagaggaagaatggaAATGTGGAGAAGTACCATAAAAACTGAAGCTAGATAAGAGGAAACTGTGATGATTGTAACTTTCGCAACATCTGATCCGACTTTTAACCAAACCATTGAAGATGGAAGAAACATTAAAGCTCTTGTAGTGTAGGATACCTGAGGTCAAGAGAATCAACAGTAAGTATGATGACCCGTAATGA
This window of the Anabrus simplex isolate iqAnaSimp1 chromosome 8, ASM4041472v1, whole genome shotgun sequence genome carries:
- the LOC136879306 gene encoding histone demethylase UTY-like; protein product: MAQEPDDINLTNQELQVLSELDSRQFGFLKLNAPEQAKKKELVLKAVKYLERMLIQAHSEKEQAKHLEKDEAAAMKEITIDPKTYCKLGHFHLLLDNYTAGEYNPHFNLS